A genome region from Passer domesticus isolate bPasDom1 chromosome 27, bPasDom1.hap1, whole genome shotgun sequence includes the following:
- the KRT222 gene encoding keratin-like protein KRT222 isoform X1, which yields MEPARLRREIRAKYESLITRNQIKAVSSARTQSEEGTSKRMDKDAEALKAARAELCEARRQWHHMQVEIESLHAVEKGLERSLRATEQQYHMQLQNLEGEIECLEKELLEVRRGIEKQLREHEILLNTRMKLEEEIATYRSLLEQEESRFRCSIPAQKDDKKPSTSKITFTLPSEDVKKHKPKKVELMTKQAILDGNIMKESAEAHGTVQTEKVDEVIKEWEGSFFKDNPRLRKKSVSLRFDLHLAATEEGCLHTKKKTLPDIEVRLVMRRSCSIPSIKP from the exons atggagccGGCTCGGCTCCGCCGAGAGATCAGGGCAAAGTATGAATCGCTCATCACCCGAAATCAGATAAAGGCCGTCAGCTCAGCAAGGACGCAG TCAGAAGAAGGTACAAGTAAAAGAATGGACAAAGATGCAGAAGCACTGAAGGCAGCCAGGGCAGAACTGTGCGAAGCCCGGCGGCAGTGGCACCACATGCAGGTCGAAATCGAGTCTCTCCACGCTGTG GAAAAGGGTTTGGAACGTTCGCTGCGGGCCACGGAGCAGCAGTACCACATGCAGCTACAAAATCTGGAAGGTGAGATTGAATGCTTGGAGAAAGAGCTGTTGGAAGTGAGAAGAGGAATTGAGAAACAGCTTCGAGAGCACGAAATTCTCCTGAACACGAGGATGAAGCTGGAGGAGGAGATAGCGACGTATCGCAGTCTGCTGGAGCAAGAAGAGAGCAG gttccGTTGCTCAATACCTGCCCAGAAGGATGACAAAAAACCCAGCACTAGCAAGATCACCTTTACGCTGCCTTCAG AGGATGTAAAGAAGCACAAACCAAAGAAGGTGGAACTGATGACAAAACAAGCAATCCTAGACGGAAATATCATGAAGGAAAGTGCTGAAGCTCATGGCACTGTACA GACAGAAAAAGTGGATGAAGTTATCAAGGAATGGGAAGGCTCTTTCTTTAAGGACAACCCTCGCTTAAGGAAAAAGTCCGTTTCCTTGCGTTTTGATCTCCACCTGGCAGCCACAGAGGAAGGCTGTTTgcacacaaaaaagaaaaccctcCCCGACATCGAAGTCAGGCTGGTGATGAGGAGATCCTGCAGCATCCCATCCATCAAACCTTAA
- the KRT222 gene encoding keratin-like protein KRT222 isoform X2 — MDKDAEALKAARAELCEARRQWHHMQVEIESLHAVEKGLERSLRATEQQYHMQLQNLEGEIECLEKELLEVRRGIEKQLREHEILLNTRMKLEEEIATYRSLLEQEESRFRCSIPAQKDDKKPSTSKITFTLPSEDVKKHKPKKVELMTKQAILDGNIMKESAEAHGTVQTEKVDEVIKEWEGSFFKDNPRLRKKSVSLRFDLHLAATEEGCLHTKKKTLPDIEVRLVMRRSCSIPSIKP; from the exons ATGGACAAAGATGCAGAAGCACTGAAGGCAGCCAGGGCAGAACTGTGCGAAGCCCGGCGGCAGTGGCACCACATGCAGGTCGAAATCGAGTCTCTCCACGCTGTG GAAAAGGGTTTGGAACGTTCGCTGCGGGCCACGGAGCAGCAGTACCACATGCAGCTACAAAATCTGGAAGGTGAGATTGAATGCTTGGAGAAAGAGCTGTTGGAAGTGAGAAGAGGAATTGAGAAACAGCTTCGAGAGCACGAAATTCTCCTGAACACGAGGATGAAGCTGGAGGAGGAGATAGCGACGTATCGCAGTCTGCTGGAGCAAGAAGAGAGCAG gttccGTTGCTCAATACCTGCCCAGAAGGATGACAAAAAACCCAGCACTAGCAAGATCACCTTTACGCTGCCTTCAG AGGATGTAAAGAAGCACAAACCAAAGAAGGTGGAACTGATGACAAAACAAGCAATCCTAGACGGAAATATCATGAAGGAAAGTGCTGAAGCTCATGGCACTGTACA GACAGAAAAAGTGGATGAAGTTATCAAGGAATGGGAAGGCTCTTTCTTTAAGGACAACCCTCGCTTAAGGAAAAAGTCCGTTTCCTTGCGTTTTGATCTCCACCTGGCAGCCACAGAGGAAGGCTGTTTgcacacaaaaaagaaaaccctcCCCGACATCGAAGTCAGGCTGGTGATGAGGAGATCCTGCAGCATCCCATCCATCAAACCTTAA